Proteins encoded by one window of Salmo trutta chromosome 17, fSalTru1.1, whole genome shotgun sequence:
- the LOC115152325 gene encoding carboxypeptidase A1, which yields MKGLLVLTALFVAVFGKETFEGDQVLRITARDEVQLTLLKDLSEMEYLQLDVWMETTDLSTSVDIRVPFTSLQTVKAFLETEDIEYFIMIKDLQVMLDEEKEQMLSSARATAPRTTDDYDYSNYHTIADIYAFQDMLVAENPNLVSKIVIGQSYQGRPLNVLKFSTGGTNKPGIWLDTGIHSREWVTQASGTWFAKKIVTDYGRDAALTAILDKMDIFLEIVTNPDGYYYTHTSNRMWRKTRKPNPGSSCIGTDPNRNWDAGFGGPGASDSPCSETYRGPKANSESEVKSIVDFVKSHGNLKAFVSIHSYSQMLLYPYGYTRTPCKDESELHNLARKAITDLASLYGTSYRYGSIINTIYQASGGTIDWTYNQGIKYSYTFELRDTGRYGFILPANQILPTAKETWLALMAIMEHTKDNTN from the exons ATGAAGGGGCTGCTCGTTTTGACTGCGCTGTTTGTGGCCGTTTTCGGCAAGGAGACTTTTGAGGG GGACCAGGTACTTCGTATCACTGCGAGGGATGAGGTCCAGCTCACTCTTCTGAAGGATCTGTCTGAGATGGAATATCTCCAG TTGGATGTGTGGATGGAGACCACTGACCTCTCCACTTCTGTGGACATCAGAGTTCCCTTCACCAGCCTGCAGACCGTCAAGGCCTTCCTGGAGACCGAGGACATTGAGTACTTCATCATGATCAAGGACCTGCAG GTTATGCTGGATGAGGAGAAGGAGCAGATGCTGAGTTCTGCCCGCGCCACTGCCCCCAGAACCACTGATGACTACGACTACTCCAACTACCACACCATAGCCGAC atctACGCTTTCCAGGACATGCTGGTGGCTGAGAACCCCAACCTGGTCAGCAAGATCGTGATTGGCCAGAGCTATCAGGGACGCCCCCTGAATGTGCTCAAG TTCAGCACTGGTGGAACCAACAAACCTGGTATCTGGCTTGACACTGGAATCCACTCCAGGGAATGGGTCACACAGGCTAGCGGCACCTGGTTCGCCAAGAAG ATTGTGACCGACTACGGACGTGACGCTGCCCTCACCGCCATCCTGGACAAGATGGACATCTTCCTGGAGATTGTGACCAACCCAGACGGCTACTACTACACCCACACTAGC AACCGTATGTGGCGTAAGACCAGGAAGCCCAATCCTGGCTCTTCCTGCATTGGAACTGACCCCAACAGAAACTGGGATGCTGGTTTTGGAG GTCCCGGTGCCAGTGACAGCCCCTGCTCTGAGACTTACCGTGGACCCAAGGCTAACTCTGAGTCTGAGGTCAAGTCCATCGTGGACTTTGTCAAGTCTCATGGCAACCTGAAGGCTTTCGTGTCCATCCACTCTTATTCCCAGATGCTCCTCTACCCCTATGGTTACACCAGGACCCCCTGCAAGGACGAGAGCGAACTG CACAACCTGGCCAGGAAGGCTATCACTGATCTGGCTTCCCTGTACGGAACCTCCTACAGATACGGCAGCATAATCAACACCATCT ATCAGGCTAGTGGTGGTACCATTGATTGGACCTACAACCAGGGAATCAAGTACTCCTACACCTTTGAGCTGAGAGACACCGGTCGCTATGGTTTCATCCTGCCAGCTAATCAGATCCTTCCTACTGCCAAGGAGACTTGGCTGGCTCTGATGGCCATCATGGAGCATACCAAGGACAACACCAACTAG